The sequence CTTCCATCGACGCCTGCAGGGCGCAGATCGGATCGACTTCCGAGACGATGACGCGCGCGCCGGCCTGGCGCAGCGAGGCGGCCGAGCCCTTGCCGACATCGCCGAAGCCGGCGACGAAGGCGACCTTGCCGGCCAGCATCACGTCGGTGCCGCGGCGGATGGCGTCGACCAGCGATTCACGGCAGCCATAGAGATTGTCGAACTTCGACTTGGTGACGCTGTCATTGACGTTGATCGCCGGGAACAGCAGCTTGCCCTGCTCGGCCAGCTTGTAGAGGCGGTGCACGCCCGTGGTGGTTTCTTCCGACACGCCCTTGATCGAGGCCGCGACTTCGGCGAACCAGCCCTTCGGCTTCTCTGCCAGCAGCTTCTTGATCAGGGCGAAGAAGATCTCTTCCTCTTCCGAACCCGGCTGCTCAAGGAAGGCCGTGTCGCCCTGCTCGGCGCGCAGGCCGTAATGCACCAGCATGGTGGCGTCGCCGCCATCGTCGAGGATGAGGTTCGGCACGCCGCCGCCGTGCCAGTCGAACAGCTTGGCGGTGAAATCCCAGTACTCGGTCAGCGTCTCGCCCTTGAAGGCGAAGACCGGCGTGCCGCCGGCGGCGATCGCAGCGGCGGCGTGGTCCTGGGTGGAGAAGATGTTGCAGGAAACCCATCGCACATCCGCACCGAGCGCCTTCAGCGTCTCGATCAGCACCGCCGTCTGGATGGTCATGTGCAGCGAGCCGGCGATGCGCGCGCCCTTGAGCGGCTGCGCCGGGCCATATTCGGCGCGGATGGCCATGAGGCCGGGCATTTCGGCCTCGGCGAGGTCGATTTCCTTGCGGCCGAAATCGGCGAGGCCGATGTCCCTAACGATGTAGTCGGTGGCGATGGCCATGAAAGTCTTCCTGACGGGTGTGACGGGTTCGGCACGCGGTTTAGCAGCTACAGCCTGACACGGCAATAACGACATAAAGATGTCTTTATGTCGCGTGCCGACCCAGAGGCTCGACGCGGTTGTACCGGCACGACGAATTCCGCGCCACGCGAGACGCTTCCAGTCCGGAGTCATTTCGGATGTGCGGCGCGGCGGCGTGTGCGCGCCAGTGCCCGGCCGGCGCCTACTCGTCCTCGCCGAACCGCTCGGCGATGAGGCGGGTGAGGGCGTCCAGCACGGCCTGGGCTTCCCGGCCGGAGGCGGCAACCTCGATGGTGGTGCCGGGCGCGGCGGCCAGCATCATCAGGCCCATGATGGACGTGCCGCCCACGGTCTCGCCGCAGCGCGTGACGCGCACATCGGCGTCGAAGCGCTCCACGGTCTGCACGAATTTGGCGGAGGCGCGGGCGTGCAGGCCGCGCTTATTGACGATGGGCAGTTCGCGGGTAAGGACGACCGAGGTGTCCATCATTTGCCCGCGAGCACCCGGCTGGCGATGTTGATGTATTTGCGGCCGGCGTCCTGTGCCTGCACCACCGCCTCTTCCATCGGCACCTCGCCGCGCACCGTGGCGAGCTTCACCAGCATGGGCAGGTTGATGCCCGCGACCACCTCGATATCGGGCGAGGTCATGACAGAGATGGCGAGGTTGGAGGGTGTGCCGCCGAACATGTCGGTGAGGATCACCACGCCGCCGCCGGTATTGACCGTCGCCACCGCGTCGACAATGTCCTGCCGCCGCCGCTCGATGTCATCATCCGGCTCGATGGTGATCGCCTCGATCTGGGACTGCTTCCCCATCACATGTTCGAGCGCGGCGCGGAATTCGCTGGCAAGGCGTCCGTGCGTTACGAGTACGAGACCTATCATCTTGCTCCGCCGCACGCCGGTCCGGCGCGACTGCAATGCTTACTGCCGGAGGCATCGGAATAGGATCGCCCGCCGCCCCCTTTGCGGGGCGCACATCATCGTTGCGCTGCACATGAATGGCAAGTACCGCTGGGGAAAATCCGCACGGGCCCGCGGCCGCTTAGAGTTAGCGTTGATGGGATGCTAATCGGGCCCCGGCGCGGTGAGCAGCAGCGCCAGCACCTGCTGCACCCCGTCGCCGCCGGCAAACAGCGGCAGGCGCTCGATTTCCACACCCTCGATCGCAACCCGGCGCGCCGCCGGTTCCGGCAGACGGGCCGCATCGGGGACGCCGAGATCGACCACGAGATCGACCGTCACCTCGGCTGCAAAAGGCAGACGCCGCAGCCCGACCCCGCGCACCTCGATCAGCCCGGCGAGCGCGTGCGGTGCGGCAGCGAACAGCGCGGCCCCGCGCCGCGTCAGAAGCACCCGGTCATCCGCCACCAGTTCCACCGGCGGCACCAGGCCGCCACGCCCGGCGAGGATGAGCGCGAAGGCGAGGCGCGACTTGCCCGCCCCCGACGCCCCCCGGATCAGCACGCCCCGATCCCCGACCCGCACGCAGGACGCATGCACCGTCGGCGGAAGGGCGTCTGCCGGTGCCATGGCGTGCCTCAATTAGCCGGCAGGCGGACGATGAAACGGGCGCCGCCGAAGGGCTTCGGCGCGGCCGGCACCGTCTCCTCCGACGCGGGCGCCTCCTCCGTAACCGCCGCCTTGGCCTTGGCACGCGAGGCGCGCGGCTTCTTCGGCGCCGGCTCGGGCGGGCGCGGCTCCGCTGGACGGTTTTCCGCCCAGATGCGGCCGCCATGGGCCTCGACGATCTGGCGCGAGATCGACAGTCCGAGGCCGGAATTCTGTCCGAAGCCCTGCTCCTCCGGCCGGTCGGTGTAGAAGCGCTCGAAAATCCGGCTCAGCGCATGCGGCGGAATGCCCGGCCCGTCATCGTCGACGAGGATGTCCACCGTGTCGCGATTGCGCCGGCAGGTGACGCGCACCTCCCCGCCCTTGGCGGAGAAGGAGCGGGCATTGTCGATCAGATTGTTGATCACCTGGCCCAGCCGCGAATCATGGCCGGAAATGACATAGGCCGCCCCAGTGCCCGGCGGCGGGTCGAAGGCGAGGCTCACCCGCACCCCGTCGCCGCGCACCACGTCATTGTGCACACCGGTGACAGTGTTGAGCAGCCGCACCAGATCCACCGGCTCGGATTCCTGCCGCTGCAATTCGGCATCGAGCCGCGAGGCGTCGGAGATGTCGGTGATCAGCCGGTCGAGCCGCTTCACATCGTGCTGGATGACTTCCAGCAGCCGGCCGCGCGAATTGTCCGACTTCGCCAGCGGCAGCGTCTCCACCGCCGAGCGTAGCGAGGTGAGCGGGTTCTTCAGTTCATGCGAGACATCGGCGGCGAAGCTCTCGATCGCCTCGATGCGCGAATAGAGCGCGTCGGTCATGTCGCGCAGCGCGCCGGAGAGATGGCCGATCTCGTCGGAGCGGCTGGTGAAATCGGGAATTTCCACCCGCGAGCGGGTCCGTCGGCGCACCCGCTCGGCGGCATCGGCCAGCTTGCGCACCGGGCCGGCAATGGTGCTGGCGAGCAGCAGCGACAGCACCACCATGACCGCCATGGCGACGAGGAACACGCGCACGATGACGAGCCGCTCGGCCGCCACCGCCTCGTCGATCTCGCCGCCCTGGGTGGAGAGCAGCAGCGCACCGAGAATGGCGCGGAAGCGCTGCACCGGCACGGCGACCGAGACGATCACCTGCCCGCGCTCATTCACCTGCACTGCGCTCGCCTTCTTGCCCTGCAGCGCTTCCATCACCGCCGGGTAGCCCTTGCCATTGTTCGGCCCCAGCTCGCGATAGAGCGGCAGGTCGCCGCGCTCGAACCAGAACTTCATGCTGTTCCAGCCACGCTCCATCCAGTTGGGCTTTGGCGTGGTGGGGGCGGGCATGTCGAAGCGCAGGATTTCGCCGCGCGCATAGAGCGAGCGGGAATCGACCAGCAGCGCGCCGTCGCGGTCATAGATGCGGGCGCGGGTGCCGGTGGGCTCGACCAGGCGCTTCAGCACCGGGGCGATACGCTCGGGATTGATCGGGAATTCGAGCGGGGCGAAGCCCTCCTCGCCCGGGCCGTAGCTCTCGCCCGCCTTCAGCTCCAGCAGCCGGTCGGGGTCGATGGTGATGGCGTTGGTTTCCACCTGCGCCGAGGCGGCGATGGCGCTGGCGATGATCTCGCCCTGCACCAGCAGGCTCTGCACCCGTGCGTCGATCAGCCCGGCGCGGAATTCGGAGAGGTAGAGAATGCCCGACACCAGCACGCACATGCCGGCGAGGTTGAGCAGCACGATCCGGCGGGTGAGGCTGGAAAAACTCTTGAAGGCGACGAAATTGCGCGCCCGGCGCAAGGCGCCGAGCAGCCCTGCCCGCTCGGCAGAGCGGGGCGCGTCCCCCATGTCCCCGTCCTCGGCCGCCGCCGGGGCGGCGCCGTTCCGGGTCAGTTCCGGATCGAGCAAGGGCTCGCTACTCCTTGAAGCGATAGCCGACGCCGTACAGCGTCTCGATCATCTCGAAATTGTCGTCCGCGACCTTGAACTTCTTGCGCAGCCGCTTGATGTGGCTGTCGATGGTGCGGTCGTCGACATAGACCTGGTCGTCGTAGGCCGCATCCATCAGCGCGTTGCGGCTCTTTACCACGCCGGGGCGGGTGGCCAGCGCCTGCAGGATGAGGAACTCGGTGACGGTGAGGGTGACATTCTCACCCTTCCAGGTGCAGGTGTGGCGCTCGGGGTCCATGCGCAGCAGGCCGCGCTCCAGCACCTTGGCGCTGTCTGTCTCGCGCGGCAGGGTTCCGTCCTTGGGCGCGAAGCGGCGCAGCACCGCCTTCACCCGCTCCACCAGCAGGCGCTGGGAGAACGGCTTCTTGATGAAGTCGTCGGCGCCCATCTTCAGGCCGAACAATTCGTCGATCTCGTCATCCTTGGAGGTGAGGAAGATCACCGGCATGTCGCTCTTCTGGCGCAGGCGGCGCAGCAGCTCCATGCCGTCCATGCGCGGCATCTTGATATCGAAGATGGCGAGGTCGGGCGGGTTGGTCTTGAAGCCGTCCAAGGCGGTGGCGCCGTCGGTGTACGTCTGGATACGATAGCCCTCCGACTCCAGGGCGATGGATACGGAGGTGAGAATGTTGCGATCGTCGTCGACGAGAGCGATGGTCGGCATCTGCGCACTTTCCTGTTCGGCGGCGGTACACGAAGCGGTGAACCCCGCCGGCGTGGCCACAATGTGACACGCAAACTGATTCAACGGAAATTAGCGCGTTTCGTGCCCGCCCGCCAATCCACACCGCCGGGTTGACGGCGGGCGCCGCCGCGCACACCTCTTGAGACCCGACAGGCG comes from Ancylobacter polymorphus and encodes:
- a CDS encoding sensor histidine kinase codes for the protein MGDAPRSAERAGLLGALRRARNFVAFKSFSSLTRRIVLLNLAGMCVLVSGILYLSEFRAGLIDARVQSLLVQGEIIASAIAASAQVETNAITIDPDRLLELKAGESYGPGEEGFAPLEFPINPERIAPVLKRLVEPTGTRARIYDRDGALLVDSRSLYARGEILRFDMPAPTTPKPNWMERGWNSMKFWFERGDLPLYRELGPNNGKGYPAVMEALQGKKASAVQVNERGQVIVSVAVPVQRFRAILGALLLSTQGGEIDEAVAAERLVIVRVFLVAMAVMVVLSLLLASTIAGPVRKLADAAERVRRRTRSRVEIPDFTSRSDEIGHLSGALRDMTDALYSRIEAIESFAADVSHELKNPLTSLRSAVETLPLAKSDNSRGRLLEVIQHDVKRLDRLITDISDASRLDAELQRQESEPVDLVRLLNTVTGVHNDVVRGDGVRVSLAFDPPPGTGAAYVISGHDSRLGQVINNLIDNARSFSAKGGEVRVTCRRNRDTVDILVDDDGPGIPPHALSRIFERFYTDRPEEQGFGQNSGLGLSISRQIVEAHGGRIWAENRPAEPRPPEPAPKKPRASRAKAKAAVTEEAPASEETVPAAPKPFGGARFIVRLPAN
- the ahcY gene encoding adenosylhomocysteinase, with translation MAIATDYIVRDIGLADFGRKEIDLAEAEMPGLMAIRAEYGPAQPLKGARIAGSLHMTIQTAVLIETLKALGADVRWVSCNIFSTQDHAAAAIAAGGTPVFAFKGETLTEYWDFTAKLFDWHGGGVPNLILDDGGDATMLVHYGLRAEQGDTAFLEQPGSEEEEIFFALIKKLLAEKPKGWFAEVAASIKGVSEETTTGVHRLYKLAEQGKLLFPAINVNDSVTKSKFDNLYGCRESLVDAIRRGTDVMLAGKVAFVAGFGDVGKGSAASLRQAGARVIVSEVDPICALQASMEGYEVATIEDAFSRADIYVTATGNKDIITVDHMRQMKDRAIVCNIGHFDNEIQVAGLKNFKWTNIKPQVDEIEFPAGNRIILLSEGRLVNLGNAMGHPSFVMSSSFSNQTLAQIELWANVGKYDKKVYTLPKVLDEKVAALHLEKLGVKLTKLRPEQADYIGVPVEGPFKPDHYRY
- a CDS encoding HPr kinase/phosphorylase codes for the protein MAPADALPPTVHASCVRVGDRGVLIRGASGAGKSRLAFALILAGRGGLVPPVELVADDRVLLTRRGAALFAAAPHALAGLIEVRGVGLRRLPFAAEVTVDLVVDLGVPDAARLPEPAARRVAIEGVEIERLPLFAGGDGVQQVLALLLTAPGPD
- a CDS encoding PTS sugar transporter subunit IIA, with translation MIGLVLVTHGRLASEFRAALEHVMGKQSQIEAITIEPDDDIERRRQDIVDAVATVNTGGGVVILTDMFGGTPSNLAISVMTSPDIEVVAGINLPMLVKLATVRGEVPMEEAVVQAQDAGRKYINIASRVLAGK
- a CDS encoding HPr family phosphocarrier protein translates to MMDTSVVLTRELPIVNKRGLHARASAKFVQTVERFDADVRVTRCGETVGGTSIMGLMMLAAAPGTTIEVAASGREAQAVLDALTRLIAERFGEDE
- a CDS encoding response regulator transcription factor, whose protein sequence is MPTIALVDDDRNILTSVSIALESEGYRIQTYTDGATALDGFKTNPPDLAIFDIKMPRMDGMELLRRLRQKSDMPVIFLTSKDDEIDELFGLKMGADDFIKKPFSQRLLVERVKAVLRRFAPKDGTLPRETDSAKVLERGLLRMDPERHTCTWKGENVTLTVTEFLILQALATRPGVVKSRNALMDAAYDDQVYVDDRTIDSHIKRLRKKFKVADDNFEMIETLYGVGYRFKE